The sequence GCAAACACAACCTCATTCACCACCCGCACAAATCAACACAAAGCTCCCCACACAACACACATACTCACCTACCCTCACTTATACTTACCATAAAACCATTAACGTGAGCAGCAAAGCCGCAGCTAAGCGCTAGTAATGGAAACAGGGATGTCTCTGTGCAGCTACTGCAGCGTGATTTAGAGGTGTCGAGGGGATGGGGTACTGGGCTGGGTTCtttctccagctctgccacttgcctcccgggtagggttgccaaccttctagttgcacaaaactgaacaccctagccccacctcttccccaagacCCCCCCTCTATCCcatcccccactcactacattcacCCTCCCTCAGTGACTCGCTCTcccgcaccctcactcactttcactgtactggggcagggggttggagtgtgggagcgggtgagggctctaactgggagtgcaggctctggaatagggctggggattcatagattcatagattctaggactggaagggacctcgagaggtcatcgagtccagtcccctgcccgcatggcaggaccaaatactgtctagaccatccctgatagacatttatctaacctactcttaaatatctccagagatggagattccacaacctccctaggcaatttattccagtgtttaaccaccctgacagttaggaactttttcctaatgtccaacctagacctcccttgctgcagtttaaacccattgcttctggttctatccttagaggctaaagtgaacaagttttctccctcctccttatgacacccttttagatacctgaaaactgctatcatgtcccctctcagtcttctcttttccaaactaaacaaacccaattctttcagccttccttcataggtcatgttctctagacctttaatcattcttgttgctcttctctggaccctttccaatttctccacatcttttttaaaatgcggcgcccagaactggacacaatactccagctgaggcctaaccagagcagagtagagcggaagaatgacttctcgtgtcttgctcaccacacacctgttaatacatcccagaatcatgtttgctttttttgcaacagcatcacactgttgactcatatttagcttgtggtccactataacccctagatccctttctgccgtactccttcctagacagtctcttcccattctgtatgtgtgaaactgatttttccttcctaagtggagcactttgcatttgtctttgttaaacttcatcctgtttaattcagaccatttctccaatttgtccagatcattttgaattatgaccctgtcctccaaagcagttgcaatccctcccagtttggtatcatccgcaaacttaataagcgtactttctatgccaatatctaagtcgttgatgaagatattgaacagagccggtcccaaaacagacccctgcggtaccccactcgttacgcctttccagcaggattgggaaccattaactacaactctctgagtacggttatccagccagttatgcacccaccttatagtagccccatctaaattgtatttgcgcaatttatcgataagaatatcatgcgagactgtatcaaatgccttactaaagtctagatataccacatccacagcttctcccttatccacaagactcgttatcctattgaagaaagctatcagattggtttgacatgatttgttcttcacaaatccatgctggctgttccctatcaccttaccaccttccaagtgtttgcagatgatttccttaattacttgctcaattatcttccctggcacagaagttaaactaactggtctgtagtttcctgggttgtttttacttccctttttatagatgggcactatatttgcccttttccagtcttctggaatctctcccgtctcccatgattttccaaagataatagctagaggctcagatacctcctctattagctccttgagtattctaggatgcatttcatcaggcccgggtgacttgcaggcatctaacttttctaagtgatttttaacttgttctttttttattttatctgctaaacctacccccttcccattagcattcactatgttaggcattccttcagacttctcggtgaagaccgaaacaaagaagtcattaagcatctctgccatttccaagtttcctgttactgtttctccctcttcactaagcagtgggcctaccctgtctttggtcttcctcttgcttctaatgtattgataaaaagtcttcttgtttccttttattcccgtagctagtttgagctcattttgtgcctttgcctttctaatcttacccctgcattcctgtgtttgcctatattcatcctttgtaatctgtcctagtttccattttttatatgactcctttttattttttagatcgtgcaagatctcgtggttaagccaaggtggtcttttgccacattttctatctttcctaaccagcggaatagcttgcttttgggcccttaatagtgtccctttgaaaaactgccaactctcctcagttgtttttcccctcagtcttgattcccatgggaccttacctatcagctctctgagcttaccaaaatctgccttcctgaaatccattgtctctattttgctgttctcccttctacccttccttagaattgcaaactctatgatttcatgatcactttcacccaggctgccttctactttcaaattctcaacgagttcctccctatttgttaaaatcaagtctagaacagcttcccccctagtagctttttcaaccttctgaaataaaaagttgtctccaatgcagtccaagaatttgttggatagtctgtgccctgctgtgttattttcccaacatatatccggatagttgaagtctcccatcaccaccaaatcttgggctttggatgattttgttagttgcttgaaaaaagcctcatccacctcttccacctggttaggtggcctgtagtagactcctagcatgacatctcccttgttttttgccccttttagcctaacccagagactctcaacacttccatctcctatgtccatctctacttcagtccaagtgtgtgcatttttaatatataaggcaacacctcctccctttttcccctgtctatccttcctgagcaagctgtacccatccacaccaacattccaatcatgtgtattatcccaccaagtttcagtgatgccaacaatgtcatagttgtatttatttattagcacttccagttcttcctgtttattccccatacttctcgcatttgtatataggcatctaagatactggtttgatctttcctcccagttttgtcctgaccctcctttctctctgccaatatagcccacactccctctcgtttccgacccatctccccggtctccatgttccccacttacctgtgggctttgctcacctgtccccgtcgaacctagtttaaagccctcctcactaggttagccagtctgtgtccgaatagggtctttcctctcctcgaaaggtgaacgccatctctgcctagcagtccttcctcgaatagcatcccgtggtctaggaagccaaagccctcctggcgacaccatcttcgcagccaggcattcacctctatgatgcatctgtctctgcccgggcccctacctttgacaggaagaattgaagagaataccacctgcgctccaaactccttcacccgtactcccagagccctgtagtcactcttgatctgctcagtgtcacaccgcgcagtattatttgtgcccacatggatgagtagcatggggtagtagtcagagggctggataatcctcgacaatgcctccgtaacgtctcggatacgggcccccggcaggcagcatacctcccgagatgaaatgtcagggcgacagatgggcacctccgtccccctcagcagagagtctccgaccaccactaccctacatttcctatttgcagtggtggcagcagacctcccagccttaggggtacgaggcttctcctcctttactgtagggagtgattccttctttcctgtatcaagaagagcataacggttacctataaccacggcaggagggttcggagcaggggtggagcactgcctgctgccagaagtaaccagctgccagtgtccaccctgagccttctcctccaccagtggtgtatcagcagtcctgtgtactgggacagctacctcagctgtctccaaatggacactgtcgaggaattgctcgtggattcggatgctcctcaacctagccacctcctcctgtagctctcccacctgctgcctgagagattccaccagcaggcacctctcacattgaatggtccccccagcctggatatcagtaagtggaaattgcaagttacagtctctgcaaaaccacaccaggatctgggtagaggcatccatcctcaggcgctctgtctggctacaggcacaggtggaggagacagaagcagtgctggcacaggtgttgcgggtcttcctaaccatcgtaagcctccctctgtcaaactcccgtctgcagcctcctgtcagctgaaagggttgtttaagcaagaagttttggaTGTAATTGGTTTATAGGCATTAAGGGGAATccagagaaagaaaacagatggaaccggcaagggaccctcgcctccttccaaactcccttgcgaaactccctgttagcagcccctggtcgcttgtgcgctgctttataaagccctggcctgtatgaaggctcagccacttaccagaggcttctagctttcaaaccttcctttgaagctcacagcttccaactgccagccacagcacatggtccttcaaaccgtgggatgaggggtttgaagtgcaggagggtgctccaggttgagggggtcagggctgggccagggggttgggccGTGGACTTGCCTTGGGTGGCTCCCAGCCAGCGGCACAGCCAgggagctaaggcaggctgcctgcctgtcctggcaccatgttGCGcacgccccggaagcagccagcaagtTCGGATCCTAGGCGGGGGACCACAGGCGGCTCCACGCGCCATtcttgcccgcaggcactgcccccccagctcccaatggctgggaaccggccaatgagagtgcagagccagtgctcagggcaggggcagcgcacggagccccgtggcccacctgcctaggagccggacctgctggccgcttccagggcacagcgcagaGCCAGGATAGGTTGGGACTAGCTTGCCTTAGTGCCGCAGaaccaccaaccggacttttaacggcccggttggCGGTACTGACTGGACCCACCAgcaggtgttccggtcaaaaaacaGACACCCAGTCACCCTACTACAGGGTGACTTATGGTCAGTCCCTTCCCCTTGCTGTGCCCCAGTTTACCCTCCCACTCTGTGCCTAGGGTTACCAATTCTGGTTGGTTTCATCCCATGACAtaacctttcattaaagattCGTCTTTAATTCcttgagactccaggacaataaccattaaatttacaaaaaaaaaaaaaaaaaatggcgtCGCTTATTGGTACTCGATTGAGGAGGCCTAATCGCGCTAAATCGGTTGATTGGTGTCTCCTAGCCGCTTGGCCTTCGACTGGCTGCGCCTGACCTGCGCTTTCTGCGCTCCGCTGGCTCTGCCTGGCGGTTCCGGCTGTCGCGTTGGCTGTGGGCGGCCGGTCGTGGCGCATGCGCAGAGTGGATCGGGTCGTCCCGGTTTGTGAGATGCGGTGACGGGAGCCGCTCGGAACTCCAAAgcggccgcccctccccccccgcggtgTCGCCATGACCAACGGTGAGCGGCGGGCGTAGCCCGGTGTGTCCTGCCCGTgctcggacgcctgggttccgcgGGGAGGAAGGGGACCCTCGGGCCCGGCGGCGCTGCACAGTGGCCGCCTGGCCGGGCCTCCGGAGCCAGCCGGGGGAATGAcccggggagcggggggggggcgagagaaGGAATGACCCGGGCCGGCCGGGTGGGGGGGAAAGCCCGCGCCGGCCGGGCCCGCTACAGCCGGTGACGCGCTGCTCCCCTTGCCTTGCAGCCTACTCGCTGGACGGGGTGCTGGTGTTCGGGCTGCTCTTCGTCTGCACCTGCGCCTACTTCCGGAAGGTGCCGCGGCTCAAGGCCTGGCTGCTCTCGGAGAAGCGCGGGGTCTGGGGCGTGTTCTACAAAGGTAAGGCGGCGGCTGGGCCGGCGGGGGCGCTACCTGCTCTGGGAAACCCCTGGGCAGGCGAGAGCGAGGCATGGGAGCCAAGATACCTGGGGCCTGCTCCTGGGTTTGCTTCTCATTCACGGTAACTTTCTTCTTGGGGGAAGGCAGCTGCTTAACGTTTCCGTCACTAAACCATCAGTAAAATGGGTCTGACAGTTACCTACATGTAGGTGTTACGAGCCTTAGTGAGTGTCATCCTGAGACGTGTGCTGGAGATGCTACCTATCTTCATTTTATCTTTCAGCTGCAGTGATTGGCACCAGACTTCATGCAGCAGTGGCTATATCCTGCATTGTGATGGCTTTTTATGTTCTGTTCATAAAATGAATCTCAAGGCTTCAGACACACAAATCTGTTTGGGAGAAGCTGCTGAAAATGAGGACTTACCTGAGGCGGAGAGAGAGGTCAATATTTAATCTCTTTAAAGGAATGGACAGAGCCCAGTTTGGCGATGCCAAGAGGAAATGCCCCCATTACCAAGCCTTTTCCAAACCAAGAGAGTGATCCTCTGCTCTTCACAACGGCTCCAAGTTCTCTGTGCTTTCAGCAAAGTGAGAAGATGTTCTTTTATCTTCCTATCCCTTTATAAAGTAATCAGTAAAGATCACTTAATGTATGGATGTATACAGATCAAATCCTCTTTCCTATAACATTATACAGTCTGCTTAAGGAAAACCTCGTGTTGTTTCACGATTAATTGCTTGGGCCTACCAAAATGGATACAATTTTCAGTTTGGCAGAACATAGATGGGAACAGGTTGCATTTAAGCTATTTTAGAGATACTTTCTTTAAGTCCCAATAAGTGTAGtaagaacagcaggggagggagataaGTTGACCGTAATGAAACTCTTGTGTTAGAGCTACGTGTTTTGGGGCCTAAGACTAGGGAGATGATATCCTAAAGGCACAGACCTCAACTGAAACTTCTCAATAGGTAACAAAGTGAAACCCATCTAACGTGGTTCTGTATTCTACCTTCTGTATTCATGTAAGAAGGTTTTTCAAGCAGAAAGTAGATCTGGATTGCAGTGGGCAGCAAATCACTGTTCAGTGATAGCAGTGTGTCATTGGTGTAAACGTAGCACAAGATAGAGTGCTTGCTGTCTGGGACCCTGACATACTGTACAAATCATCCTCGTCCTTGAACGATGTCATGGATGAAAGTGGTTTAGAAGCCGACACAAGCCTTGATGTTTATACTAAGGAGGGAGtaggtggggagggatgggaacaCTATGTAACTAAACTTAATAGTAAAGATAATGTTTAAGCCACATTTTAACATCACAACTTGTATATTTGGAAAGTGTATAGATTGTTAAAGACAAATGCCTCCTGTACTGATGTTGTTCTGCATTTTATTTCCATCTCTAATGGGCCTGTCTTCTCAATTTGTTTTCCACCTCTCTTGAGCTGTTCTCTCCAGCTTCTACACACCCAGATTGAAATGTAGGAATCAATCCCCTACAGTAGTTGCAGTGAAGGGATCACTCAACTACTTTTTTGTAGCTTagttttttaaaattctccattGTTTATAAAATCCTGAATAAAAAACTTGCCTATAAAATGTCTTTTCCCTACTGACTTGTCCACTTTCATTTGGGAAGGCTGAGGTATTCCCTTCCCAGCCTCACTTTGCCTTTCTAGGAGCCAGcacccattggagtcaatgggaatctttccattggttTGTGTTGGCTTTGGATCTGGTCTCAGTAGAATATGGAGTTTTTTATGTGCTACCTTATTTGTGTGCTTGTTTCAGTAGGGTTGGCAGGGATGTGAATGGGGCTGGTTAACCATGTGCTACCAAGAGCTTGGAGAGCAGCTCAGGGATTTGGTGTCGCAAACTGTTATCTATCTGTTTAGTTTCTCGTTCCCAGAGCAGTGGAGATCTAGAACTACTTAGAATGCAGATGGCATTTTTAGCTAGGTTTATCACCTTCTTTTAAGCCTAGTGACCCCCCTTAAAGGCAGCTGTTCAATTAATGTACACATCAGTTAATGGGACAACACTTCCCTGTGAAACATTCTCCAAGTATGTGATGCTGAAAGGGACCTGGGAATTACaatgaatgagaagctggatatgagtcagcagtgtgcccttgttgccaagaaggctaacggcatatttggctgcattagtaggagcattgacagcagattgagggaagtgattattcccctctattcggcactggtgaggccacatctggagtattgcatccagttttgggccccccactacagaaaggatgtggacaaattggagagagtccagtgagggcaacaaaaatgataagggggttggggcacgtgacttacgaggaaaggctgagggaactgcgcttgtttagtctgcagaagagacgagtaaGGGgttatttgatagcagccttcaactacctgaaggggggttctaaagaggatggaactcagctgttctcagtggtggcagatggcagaacaagaagcaatagtctcaagttgcagtgggggaggtctaggttggatattaggaaacactatttcactaggagggtggtgaagcactggaatgggttacctagggagggggtggaatctccatccttagaggtttttaaggcccagcttgacaaagccctggctgggatgatttagttggggctggtcctgctttgagcagggggttggactagatgaccccctgaggtcttttccaaccctaatcttctatgatgggGACTCAATGTAGCTCCCATGAAAACTTGTGTGGATGGAACCCAGCATGTGAGCTTCATAACCCTCTTTTCCCACAATAGCCATTAGGAAAGCCCAGTTGAAATAGGTTTTTTTGTGCACGGCTACTCTTCtcggaggcagggccggctctaggttttttgctgccccccgaggccccccgccgagcgccgtgccgccccccgccgggcgccgccggaaccccccccagagcaccgcccTCTCGCTGagcgccagaacccccccccgagcgccaagccccgtgctgccccccccccgccgagctccgcgccgccggaaccccccccccccgagcgccgagcccagTGTGGTCCCCCCCACCCGCCAAGCTCCGCGCCGCAGgaaccccgcccccccgagcgccgccccccccgccgagcgccgtgccgtgCCGCCAGAGcgcgcccccccccgcggaatgccgcgccacactccccccgccgccccttaccaggtgccgccccaagcatgtgcttgggtgcctggtgcctggagccggccctgctcggaGGTTTGGGCACAGATTCAGATGTGTTAGGGGGAGGGTATCAGACATTTAAGTTGGTGTTCTGAGGGACTGTGAAAGCTGAAGATGGTGTAACATCCACAGTAGGTTCTTATAGGGCCCCCAGACCCTAATAGCTGGGCagctcataatctttaatgtgtttatcctcactcCCCCTATGAAGGGGGGCAGTATgattcccattgtacagagggaGACCTAAGGCACAGTGCGACTAAATCactagcccaaggtcacacaagaagacTGTGgtaaagcagggacttgaacctgagtctTGTAACTTGTATGCTAGCACCCTGTTTACTGTGCCACCCTTCCTCTCACTTGGCCCCTTTCTACTTCTCCGATTTTGCTCCTTGATGAATGAATGTGGTAGCTTCTTAATCCACTGTTTTGATTTGCTAAATAGAACTTCAGACCTCACCTAGAATGGAGTCTAAACTGACCCTGTTGTAGCAGAGCCTGGAAAACACATCCCCTCTCTATAATCTGGTTACTGGCTATATGGAGCTTGTACTAGCCTTATGGGTATGGCAGAGGGCACTGCAGGACAGAATGTGGGAGTGGGCTGACTATAGAGTTGAACAGATGCAGGAATTTCATTCAACAAAGTTTTAAGATTTAcaccatagagtttaaggccagaagggaccagtagaatatctagactgacctcctctagcacccacacactaaacccaggaACCAATATTAGACCCAAGTATTACAGCCCCCAGGAGTCAAATTATGtcccttctagggtgaccagacgtcccgatcaGGACCGTCCTGATTTTTAGGTATTTGTCCTGCATCCCAACCGATCTCTGGTCGGAACACAATTTGTTGCAATATTTTGCTCTGCCGGcagttctccctccctcccccctccccctccgccagcagcactcggctttcttttttttccccctctgctggcagaccctccccccccctccccccactgtcccaatattttcttcttctcatctggtcaccctacttccatgCTAACAAAACGAACATGTTCCCAGACCCCGCTACAGCATGGAAGTGAGTTAGCATGTTATAGCAGCGTGTTCTGGCCTGCACAGATAGGGTGATTGATGTCACTGAATTGTGCTAGACTGGGGCTGTGCATGCCTGCATCTGGTGTGATCTACTCTGCACAGACAAAACCAGAAACCACACAAGCTCTGGAAGCTATGAACCAAGTAAACTAGGACGTCAGAATACATTTATCAGACTATAATGCAAATCACAGAAaaatacagaggggaaaaaaatctacctGCAcggaaaataattaaatatttagagCCAGAGAACTGATAGTGACTGTCCCTGGCCTTCCTGCATGGGCACTGATCTACCTCACATTTGTATTTGAGCAGCTTAAgttttctgtctgtctctctaaaACAAGATGATTTCACACTATGGAGCTTCCCCAGCCACTGCGGACTTTGCCCACTCTCTGGTTTGGGACTGATGCTAGAAGGTGTTTAAGGTCCTTCCCGGTTCTGCAGAAGAATTTCTGTAGTGTGGATGAGCCAATGGGATGTTTAAGTCTCCTAGTGTGTTAACATCTCCCCTCAAACTAACATGTTTTCAGCTAATCCTTGGTTCTAAATTATGTTAAAATGATGTTGTTGGCTGGAGATGCGGAGATGTCCCGATTCCCGCTCACCCGGCCCCGGTCCTGGCTGGGGGCAAAAGGAGCTGAAGGTGAAAAGCAGCAGTTCGCATGGGAGAGTTGCGTGGAATCCTCCCGGCCGAAGAGGGCGCCCGAGAGGCCGCGGCCCGTCTGGGGAGAGCTCTATGGAGGCAGCTGGtgctcccatgatgcagtgcggCCCTAAGCTATATAAAAGGGAGTTGCTGCGCACGCGGAGCACTGCAGGGGAGCGAATGGAGTGTGAGTGTGCGGGGGAATAAGTGTGCATCTGAGGGTGCGTGCGTGGGGTGCGTGTGTAGGGGTGGTGGGGTGCGTGTGCAGCGTGCGGCCCTGCAGGGATCTCGCCTACACGTTGATCTTATTCGATCGGGCCGGGGGCGGCCGCCCGGCCCGAGATGAGAAGACCCCTCCCGCGAAGCCTGCGGGCGCTGTGCGGGGCAGAATTGAAGGCCGCAGCCGGCCCGCCCGGCGCTCAGAGGTGATGAGTCGATCAGATAGACGAGGCTGCGGGGTGGGTCCGCGctggcccgagcccccggcccatgAGTATCGAGGCGATTCTGATCTGAGCCCGGCTGCCCGGGGCAGCGTGGGGGGAGGGCGCGGCGCGAGCCCCACGCTGTGGGTGTGCGCGCGCGCGGCGCGAGCCCCACGCTGTGGGTGTGCGCGCGCGCGGCGCGAgcctgggggggggttccgggCAGCGCAGCGCTGACACTCAGGGCGCGGAACAAGTGCTGCAGAGCAGCCGC is a genomic window of Malaclemys terrapin pileata isolate rMalTer1 chromosome 4, rMalTer1.hap1, whole genome shotgun sequence containing:
- the TMEM167B gene encoding protein kish-B — its product is MTNAYSLDGVLVFGLLFVCTCAYFRKVPRLKAWLLSEKRGVWGVFYKAAVIGTRLHAAVAISCIVMAFYVLFIK